In the genome of Thermodesulfobacteriota bacterium, the window GTAGCGCTGGCACGCCCCCGTGCCCCCCTCGGGGACCCGGCACGCCACCGGGCAGGACCCGCAGGTGATGCGCGGGTCGTCGGCGGGGAGCTCTTCGGCCACCGCCCCCTCGGGGCACACCCGCAGGCACACCCGGCAGTCCACGCACTCCGGCGAGATCACCGCCACCCGGTCCACCAGGGCCACGCACTCCAGGGGGCAGTTGGCGACGCACTTGCCGCAGGCGGTGCAGCGGTCAGGGAGAATCTTCATGGGGGGTCCGTTGTCCGTGGTCAGTGGTCCGTGGTCCGTTGGGGCATCGGACCGATCGGACCGATCCGTCGGATCCGACCGATCGGTCACCCTTCACGTTTCACCCTTCACCTTTCACCCCTTCGTCACCGCTGCGTCTCGCTTGGCCGGGGGGGTGTTGCGGCTCTTCTTGACCACGATCTCCCCGTCCACCAGCACGATGCTCACCCCGGGGGTGTCGCCGGCCCGGTAGGCGGACAGGAGGTCGTCCCCCACCGAGCCCATGGGGGCGTCGCAGAAGACGAGGTCTGCCGGGGCGCCCACGGCGATGCGGCCCTGGGGGAGCTTGTGGCAGCGGGCGGTGTTGCCCGTGGCCCAGGCGATGGCCACGGCCGGGTCCACGTCCGCGAGGCTCGCCAGGTGGGCGATCACCCGCTGGACCCCCAGGGGGATGACGCCGGTGCCCGAGGGCGCGTCGTTGCCCAGGACGACCCGCTCCAGGGCGCCCGCGTCCACCGCCTCGCGGGCCGCGTGGACGGCCATCCGGGGATTGCCGCAGTGGACGATCTCCACGTAGACCCGGCCGTCCCTCACGATGGTCGCGATCTCGCCGGGGCTTACCGCCGTGGGGCCCCCGTTGGTGTGGCACGCCACGTCGGCGCCCGCGGCCAGGACCTCCTGGGCCGTCACCGTGGAGGAACCCGGGATGGAGGTGCCCCCCATGTGCATGAGCACCGTCATGCCCTGGGCCTTCGCCCACGCCACCATGGGGCGGGCTTCCTCGGGAGTCTTGATGGCGCCCAGGCCGATTTCCCCCACGGTGCGCACCCCGGCCCGGGCCATCTCGGCGAAGTCTGCCTCGGTCAAGCCGGGCTCGAGGATCACGGCCCCCCCCACGACCTTCATCCCCCCGGGCCGGAAGGCCGCGAAGGACCGGGCGGCGAGGATGGCCAGGGCCTTGACCCCGGCCGGGTCCTTGGGGCGGCCGGGCAGGTGCACCTCTCCCGCGCTGATCGCCGTGGTCACCCCCCCGTGGACCTCGCTCTCCAGAAACCCCACCTGGTGCTGCCGGGGGG includes:
- a CDS encoding amidohydrolase family protein: MSLTKILNVGLVVSGDVGAPLLDADTLLLEGGRIAAVGREADVAASAADRVIDARGCAVTPGLIDSHVHPVLGDYTPRQHQVGFLESEVHGGVTTAISAGEVHLPGRPKDPAGVKALAILAARSFAAFRPGGMKVVGGAVILEPGLTEADFAEMARAGVRTVGEIGLGAIKTPEEARPMVAWAKAQGMTVLMHMGGTSIPGSSTVTAQEVLAAGADVACHTNGGPTAVSPGEIATIVRDGRVYVEIVHCGNPRMAVHAAREAVDAGALERVVLGNDAPSGTGVIPLGVQRVIAHLASLADVDPAVAIAWATGNTARCHKLPQGRIAVGAPADLVFCDAPMGSVGDDLLSAYRAGDTPGVSIVLVDGEIVVKKSRNTPPAKRDAAVTKG